In one Calditerricola satsumensis genomic region, the following are encoded:
- a CDS encoding amidohydrolase family protein: MAHMVHRVGLPLPAAVAMASLVPARKVGLAARKGSLAPGKDADITVLDPDLRCAFTLVGGRLVYER, from the coding sequence ATGGCCCACATGGTGCACCGGGTGGGCCTTCCGCTCCCTGCGGCCGTGGCCATGGCCAGCCTCGTCCCGGCGCGGAAGGTGGGCTTGGCTGCGCGCAAGGGAAGTCTCGCCCCGGGAAAGGACGCCGACATCACGGTGCTGGACCCCGACCTCCGCTGCGCCTTCACCCTGGTGGGCGGCCGGCTGGTCTACGAGCGGTAG
- a CDS encoding DMT family transporter: MRKWAADAVLLGVAFVWGATFVLVQKAIAKLPPFSFLAVRFALAAVCLWAIGRLLRQRVRLTRRSLAAGAVLGVWLFGGYALQTLGLLWTTPARAGFITGLSVVLVPLFSWLILRHRPSPPAWVGAVLAAAGLYLLSGAGEEAFRSVEEGSEAGLFALVSGGAWNRGDALVLLCALCFALQIVYTGRFAPRHDALALAVVQIATVSLLSFVAALVWEDPARMVSPAVLASRDVGLALVITAVPATALAFWAQTAFQQYTTPAHVALIFATEPLFAALTSYLWIGEVLGPLALVGGALIFAGMVLAEWPTRPRTQQAASAQPPR, translated from the coding sequence ATGCGTAAGTGGGCAGCCGATGCCGTGCTCCTCGGTGTGGCCTTCGTGTGGGGGGCCACGTTCGTGCTCGTGCAGAAAGCCATCGCGAAACTGCCGCCCTTCAGCTTTCTGGCCGTCCGCTTCGCCCTGGCGGCGGTATGCCTGTGGGCCATCGGGCGGCTGCTGCGGCAGCGGGTACGCCTCACCCGGCGCAGCCTGGCCGCCGGAGCGGTGCTGGGCGTGTGGCTCTTCGGCGGCTATGCACTGCAAACCCTCGGCCTTCTGTGGACCACGCCGGCGCGGGCCGGTTTCATCACCGGGCTCTCCGTCGTCCTTGTGCCCCTGTTCAGCTGGCTGATTTTGCGCCATCGCCCCTCCCCTCCGGCGTGGGTCGGCGCCGTGCTGGCCGCCGCCGGGCTGTACCTCCTCTCCGGCGCGGGGGAAGAGGCCTTCCGTTCAGTTGAAGAAGGAAGCGAGGCGGGGCTCTTTGCGCTTGTCTCCGGCGGCGCCTGGAACCGCGGCGACGCCCTCGTGCTCTTGTGCGCCCTCTGCTTCGCCCTGCAGATCGTCTACACCGGCCGCTTTGCCCCGCGCCACGACGCCCTGGCCCTCGCCGTGGTGCAGATCGCCACGGTGTCCCTCCTCAGCTTCGTCGCCGCCCTCGTGTGGGAAGACCCGGCCCGCATGGTGTCCCCCGCCGTCTTGGCCAGCCGCGACGTGGGGCTCGCCCTCGTCATCACCGCCGTGCCGGCCACGGCCCTCGCCTTCTGGGCGCAGACGGCCTTCCAGCAATACACCACGCCGGCCCACGTGGCCCTCATCTTCGCCACCGAACCGCTGTTTGCCGCCCTCACGTCGTACCTGTGGATCGGCGAGGTGCTCGGTCCCCTTGCCCTCGTCGGCGGCGCGCTCATCTTCGCCGGCATGGTGCTGGCCGAATGGCCGACGCGGCCGCGCACGCAGCAAGCCGCGTCCGCGCAGCCGCCCCGCTGA
- the hemA gene encoding glutamyl-tRNA reductase: MHILVVGLNHKTAPVAVREKLAFTPEHRDRALPVLRNTKSVLEGVILSTCNRMEVYAVVDQLHTGEHFIKGFLSEQFNLPKEEFVDYLYVKANDEAVVHLFRVTAGLDSLVLGETQILGQVREAYYAALEAGATGTVFNTLFKQAITLAKRAHAETQINHNAVSVSYAAVELGKKVFGSFAGKRVLIIGAGKMGELTVKHLLANGARQVMVVNRTVEKARELAASYDGEAYGFDALPEVLVRADVVISSTGAPGYVVTKADVAAAMAQRRWRPLFLIDIAVPRDLDPAIAELDNVYLYDIDDLKGVVAANLREREKEARKIEAMIAEELEAFHKWLNTLGVVPLIAALREKALAIQDEAMKRIEKKLPHLSEQELRVIRKQTKSIVNQLLRDPILRIKELAAEPNAEEAKALFATIFALEEALAARQAQETACRRPEADAARGRLPAVEALELPLRP, translated from the coding sequence ATGCACATCCTGGTGGTTGGCCTCAACCACAAGACGGCGCCGGTCGCCGTGCGCGAAAAGCTGGCCTTTACGCCGGAGCACCGCGATCGGGCCCTGCCGGTGTTGCGCAATACGAAGAGCGTCCTCGAAGGCGTCATCCTCTCCACCTGCAACCGCATGGAGGTGTACGCCGTCGTCGACCAGCTGCACACCGGCGAGCATTTCATCAAGGGCTTCTTGAGCGAGCAGTTCAACCTGCCGAAGGAGGAATTTGTCGACTACTTGTACGTGAAGGCCAATGACGAGGCCGTCGTTCATCTCTTCCGGGTGACGGCGGGCCTCGATTCCCTCGTGTTGGGCGAGACGCAGATCCTCGGCCAGGTGCGCGAGGCGTACTACGCGGCGCTCGAGGCCGGCGCCACGGGAACGGTCTTCAACACCCTGTTCAAGCAGGCCATCACGCTGGCCAAGCGCGCCCATGCCGAGACACAGATCAACCACAACGCCGTGTCGGTCAGCTATGCCGCCGTCGAGCTGGGGAAGAAGGTGTTCGGCTCCTTTGCCGGCAAGCGCGTGCTGATCATCGGCGCCGGCAAGATGGGCGAGCTGACCGTCAAGCACCTCCTGGCCAACGGGGCGCGCCAGGTGATGGTCGTCAACCGCACGGTGGAGAAGGCGCGGGAGCTGGCCGCGTCCTACGACGGCGAGGCCTACGGTTTCGACGCGCTGCCCGAGGTGCTCGTGCGGGCCGACGTTGTGATCAGCTCCACCGGCGCGCCGGGCTACGTGGTGACGAAGGCCGACGTCGCCGCGGCGATGGCCCAGCGCCGCTGGCGGCCGCTCTTCCTCATTGACATTGCCGTGCCGCGCGATCTCGACCCGGCCATCGCCGAGCTGGACAACGTCTACCTCTACGACATCGACGACCTCAAGGGCGTCGTGGCGGCCAACTTGCGCGAGCGCGAGAAGGAGGCGCGCAAGATCGAGGCGATGATCGCCGAGGAGCTGGAGGCGTTCCACAAGTGGCTGAACACCCTGGGCGTCGTGCCGCTCATCGCCGCCCTGCGCGAGAAGGCCCTGGCGATCCAGGACGAGGCGATGAAGCGCATCGAGAAGAAGCTGCCGCACCTTTCCGAGCAGGAGCTGCGCGTCATCCGCAAGCAGACGAAGAGCATCGTCAACCAGCTGCTGCGCGACCCCATCCTGCGCATCAAGGAGCTGGCCGCCGAGCCCAACGCCGAAGAGGCCAAGGCGCTGTTTGCCACGATCTTCGCCCTGGAAGAGGCCCTTGCCGCGCGTCAGGCCCAGGAGACCGCCTGTAGGCGGCCGGAAGCCGACGCCGCGCGCGGCCGGCTTCCGGCGGTGGAGGCTCTGGAACTTCCCCTCCGGCCGTGA
- a CDS encoding sporulation protein: MFKKFLSKIGIGAATIDLVLETDTVRMGETVRGELVVTGGEVEQAIEGIQVDLVVTSQYEVDDAVRHVRETVARQTISDAFVLHPGETKTYPFAFAIPTGIPVSSVTTRYVFATNLEIDAALDAKDRDPVTVLPTGLLQNFLEGFALLGFVPRREAYTGRYQIFDFSPTAWLRGQLDELVFQFDPRKTQTAVEGYFEIDKKNKGLLGLIADELDLDEKKGRFRFTATELASRDKAAETIRAFLERHLRDLV, encoded by the coding sequence ATGTTCAAAAAATTCTTGTCCAAGATCGGCATCGGGGCCGCCACGATTGACCTGGTCCTGGAAACGGACACGGTGCGCATGGGCGAAACCGTGCGGGGCGAATTGGTTGTGACCGGCGGCGAGGTGGAGCAGGCCATCGAAGGGATCCAAGTCGATCTCGTCGTCACGTCGCAGTACGAAGTGGACGATGCCGTGCGCCACGTGCGGGAGACGGTGGCGCGCCAGACGATCAGCGACGCCTTCGTCCTCCATCCGGGGGAAACGAAGACCTATCCGTTTGCGTTCGCGATTCCGACGGGCATTCCCGTCTCGTCTGTCACCACCCGATACGTTTTCGCCACCAACCTGGAGATCGACGCCGCCCTCGATGCGAAGGACCGCGATCCGGTGACGGTGTTGCCCACAGGGCTGTTGCAGAACTTTCTCGAAGGGTTTGCGCTGCTCGGGTTTGTGCCGAGGCGGGAAGCGTACACCGGGCGCTATCAGATCTTCGATTTTTCCCCTACCGCGTGGCTGCGCGGGCAGCTCGACGAGCTGGTCTTCCAGTTTGATCCGCGCAAAACCCAGACCGCCGTGGAGGGGTATTTTGAGATCGACAAGAAAAACAAAGGCCTGCTCGGGCTCATCGCCGATGAGCTGGACCTGGATGAGAAAAAGGGGCGCTTCCGCTTTACCGCCACCGAGCTGGCGTCCAGAGACAAGGCGGCGGAAACGATTCGCGCCTTTCTCGAACGCCATTTGCGCGACCTCGTGTAA
- the lon gene encoding endopeptidase La, with the protein MGTRKEPRVLPLLPLRGIVVFPTMVLHLDVGREKSVRALERSMVEDNLIVLATQEEMHVETPTPDDIFRMGTVAHIKQMLKLPNGTIRVLVEGLRRSRILSYEQEEPYFAVRVEEIEEQRDVEDNETEALMRTALNHFEQYIRLSRKVSPETLTAVMDIDEPGRLADAIASHMALKIRDKQAILETVDVKARLEKLLEILNNEREVLELERKIGLRVKKQMERTQKEYYLREQMKAIQRELGEREGRAGEIEELREKLKKFDAPQNIKEKIEKEIDRLEKMPATSAESAVIRTYIDWLFALPWTQRTEDNLDLAHAEKVLNEDHYGLEKVKERILEYLAVQNLVGKLKGPILCLVGPPGVGKTSLGRSIARALGRKFVRVSLGGVRDEAEIRGHRRTYVGALPGRIIQGMKNAGTVNPVFLLDEIDKMAMDFRGDPSAALLEVLDPEQNHAFSDHYIEEPYDLSQVMFIATANTTHTIPRPLLDRMEVIHLSGYTEVEKLHIARDYLLPKQMKEHGLGKDKLQVHDEALMKIIRRYTREAGVRNLERQLATLCRKAAKLIVSGEKKRVVVTPNTVETYLGKPKYRYGVAEKKDQVGVATGLAWTEAGGDTLSVEVSVLPGKGKLTLTGHLGDVMKESAQAAFSYIRSRWEVLGIDPEFHEKTDVHIHVPEGAIPKDGPSAGITIATALASALTGRPVSREVGMTGEITLRGMVLPIGGVKEKVLSAHRAGLKTVVLPKENEKDLDDVPETVRADLRFVLVEHMDEVLKVALKEEVVAPPAWLKERADDGEEKPEAAVPSAAVLERGDAGREGDAGSVRM; encoded by the coding sequence ATGGGAACGAGGAAGGAGCCGCGCGTGTTGCCGCTGCTGCCGCTCAGGGGCATTGTGGTGTTCCCCACGATGGTCCTCCATCTCGACGTCGGGCGTGAAAAGTCGGTGCGAGCCCTTGAACGGTCGATGGTGGAGGACAATTTGATTGTGCTCGCCACGCAGGAAGAGATGCATGTGGAGACGCCCACGCCGGACGACATCTTCCGCATGGGCACGGTGGCGCACATCAAGCAGATGCTGAAGCTCCCCAACGGCACGATCCGCGTGCTCGTGGAAGGGCTGCGCCGGTCGCGGATTCTTTCCTACGAGCAGGAGGAACCGTACTTCGCCGTGCGCGTCGAAGAGATCGAGGAACAGCGTGACGTGGAGGACAACGAGACGGAAGCGCTCATGCGCACGGCGCTCAACCATTTTGAGCAGTACATCCGCCTGTCGCGCAAGGTGTCGCCGGAGACGCTGACGGCGGTGATGGACATCGACGAACCCGGCCGGCTGGCCGATGCCATCGCCTCGCACATGGCCCTCAAGATCCGCGACAAGCAGGCCATCCTGGAGACGGTCGACGTCAAGGCGCGCCTGGAAAAGCTCCTGGAGATCCTCAACAACGAGCGGGAAGTGCTCGAGCTCGAGCGCAAGATTGGCCTGCGCGTCAAGAAGCAGATGGAGCGAACGCAGAAGGAGTACTACCTGCGCGAGCAAATGAAGGCCATCCAGCGCGAGCTCGGCGAGCGCGAAGGGCGGGCCGGCGAAATCGAGGAGCTGCGCGAGAAGCTGAAGAAGTTCGACGCACCGCAGAATATTAAGGAAAAGATCGAGAAGGAGATCGACCGGCTGGAAAAGATGCCGGCCACGTCGGCGGAGAGCGCCGTCATCCGCACGTACATCGACTGGCTGTTCGCCCTGCCGTGGACGCAGCGCACCGAGGACAACCTCGACCTGGCCCACGCCGAGAAGGTGCTCAACGAAGACCATTACGGCCTGGAAAAGGTGAAGGAGCGCATTCTCGAGTACCTGGCCGTGCAAAACCTCGTCGGCAAGCTGAAGGGGCCGATCCTCTGCCTCGTCGGACCGCCGGGGGTGGGGAAGACGTCCCTCGGCCGCTCCATTGCCCGCGCCCTCGGCCGCAAGTTCGTGCGCGTCTCCCTCGGCGGGGTGCGCGACGAAGCGGAGATCCGCGGCCACCGGCGCACCTACGTCGGCGCCCTGCCTGGCCGGATCATCCAGGGGATGAAGAACGCCGGCACGGTCAACCCGGTCTTTTTGCTCGACGAGATCGACAAGATGGCGATGGACTTCCGCGGCGACCCGTCGGCGGCGCTTCTCGAGGTGCTGGATCCCGAACAGAACCACGCCTTCAGCGACCACTACATCGAGGAGCCCTACGACCTGTCGCAGGTCATGTTCATCGCCACGGCCAACACGACGCACACCATTCCCCGTCCTCTTCTCGACCGGATGGAGGTGATCCACCTCTCCGGCTACACCGAGGTGGAGAAGCTGCACATCGCCCGCGACTATCTCTTGCCCAAGCAAATGAAGGAGCACGGGCTGGGCAAAGACAAGCTCCAGGTGCACGACGAGGCCCTGATGAAGATCATCCGCCGCTACACGCGCGAAGCCGGCGTGCGCAACCTGGAGCGCCAGCTGGCCACCTTGTGCCGCAAAGCGGCCAAGCTGATCGTGAGCGGGGAGAAGAAGCGCGTCGTCGTCACGCCGAACACGGTGGAGACGTACCTCGGCAAGCCGAAGTACCGCTACGGCGTGGCGGAGAAAAAGGATCAGGTGGGCGTGGCCACCGGGCTGGCCTGGACCGAGGCCGGCGGCGACACGCTGTCGGTCGAGGTGTCGGTGCTGCCGGGCAAGGGCAAGCTGACGCTGACCGGCCACCTCGGCGACGTGATGAAGGAGTCGGCCCAGGCGGCCTTCAGCTACATCCGCTCGCGGTGGGAAGTGCTCGGCATCGACCCCGAGTTCCACGAGAAGACGGACGTCCACATCCATGTGCCGGAGGGGGCCATTCCCAAGGACGGCCCATCGGCCGGCATCACCATCGCCACGGCCCTGGCCTCGGCCTTGACGGGTCGCCCCGTGTCGCGGGAGGTGGGCATGACCGGGGAGATCACCCTGCGCGGAATGGTCCTGCCCATCGGCGGGGTGAAGGAGAAGGTGCTGAGCGCCCACCGGGCGGGGCTCAAGACGGTGGTGTTGCCCAAGGAAAACGAGAAAGACCTCGACGACGTGCCGGAGACGGTGCGCGCCGATCTGCGCTTTGTCCTCGTCGAGCACATGGACGAGGTGCTGAAGGTGGCGCTCAAGGAGGAGGTCGTGGCGCCGCCGGCGTGGCTGAAGGAGCGCGCCGATGACGGCGAGGAGAAGCCGGAGGCGGCGGTACCGTCTGCGGCCGTCCTGGAGCGGGGGGATGCGGGACGTGAAGGTGACGCAGGCAGCGTACGCATGTAG
- the yihA gene encoding ribosome biogenesis GTP-binding protein YihA/YsxC produces the protein MKVTQAAYACSAVSPDQYPKDRLPEIALVGRSNVGKSSFINKMVNRHKLAHTSSTPGKTRTLNFYRINNRFYFVDFPGYGFAKVSKEERAKWAAFIEEYLTSRRFLVGVVHIVDLRHPPTADDKLMADWLRHAGLPTVVVATKADKVSRGQWPKHVKAVREGLGLNEEVPVVVFSAETGEGKDKVWGLLLDWVDAFKPPVV, from the coding sequence GTGAAGGTGACGCAGGCAGCGTACGCATGTAGCGCGGTTTCGCCCGACCAGTACCCGAAGGACCGGCTCCCGGAGATCGCCCTGGTGGGCCGCTCCAACGTGGGCAAGTCGTCGTTCATCAACAAGATGGTGAACCGCCACAAGCTGGCCCACACCAGCTCCACGCCGGGGAAAACGCGCACGCTGAACTTCTACCGCATCAACAACCGCTTCTACTTTGTCGACTTTCCCGGCTACGGTTTCGCCAAGGTGTCGAAGGAGGAGCGGGCGAAGTGGGCGGCGTTCATCGAGGAGTACCTGACCAGCCGCCGCTTTCTCGTCGGCGTCGTCCACATCGTCGACCTGCGCCATCCGCCCACGGCCGACGACAAGCTGATGGCCGACTGGCTGCGCCATGCCGGCCTCCCCACCGTCGTCGTGGCCACCAAGGCCGACAAGGTGTCGCGCGGCCAGTGGCCCAAGCACGTGAAGGCGGTGCGCGAGGGGCTCGGCCTGAACGAGGAGGTGCCCGTGGTCGTCTTCTCGGCCGAGACGGGGGAAGGCAAGGACAAGGTGTGGGGCCTCCTCCTCGACTGGGTCGACGCCTTCAAGCCGCCGGTGGTGTAG
- the lonB gene encoding ATP-dependent protease LonB, whose product MEWTLVLTLVQVFFAVVIGLYFWNLLKNQRTSRTAFDRESRKEMEQLRRLREISLSEPLAEKARPRSFDEIVGQEEGLKALKAALCGPNPQHVIIYGPPGVGKTAAARVVLELAKQNPQSPFRPDAKFVEIDATTARFDERGIADPLIGSVHDPIYQGAGALGVAGIPQPKPGAVTKAHGGILFIDEIGELHPIQMNKLLKVLEDRKVFLESAYYSEENENIPKHIHDIFQNGLPADFRLVGATTRLPEEIPPAIRSRCVEIFFRPLRHDEVVRIVRGALARIDVDGDDEAVELIARYAANGRDAVNLLQIAAGLAISEGRRRVTRSDVEWVIHMSQLSPRPERKVSDRPLVGVANGLAVYGPSAGALMEVEVSVLPASRKGRGVVTLTGVVDEEEIGGGARVLKRKSLVRSSVENVLTVLRKRGLRPQDRDLHINFPGGVPVDGPSAGIAILVAIYSALTGRPVDNLAAMTGEVSIHGKVKPVGGIVAKVDAARHAGAKRVFIPRENDQALFAEWPDIQVIPVDEVDEVLEQVFGETPELERPEPVRVAEPIPAGAAASFSCEAVRQTNPS is encoded by the coding sequence ATGGAGTGGACGCTCGTCCTGACGCTGGTGCAGGTCTTCTTTGCTGTGGTCATCGGCTTGTACTTCTGGAATCTGCTCAAAAACCAGCGCACCAGCCGCACGGCTTTCGATCGCGAATCGCGCAAGGAAATGGAGCAGCTTCGGCGGCTGCGCGAGATTTCCCTGTCCGAGCCCCTCGCCGAGAAGGCCCGGCCGCGCTCCTTTGACGAGATCGTCGGTCAGGAAGAGGGGCTCAAGGCGCTCAAAGCGGCCTTGTGCGGGCCCAATCCCCAGCACGTGATCATCTACGGGCCCCCGGGAGTGGGCAAGACCGCGGCGGCGCGCGTCGTGCTGGAGCTGGCCAAGCAGAATCCCCAGTCGCCTTTTCGCCCCGACGCCAAGTTTGTGGAGATCGACGCGACCACGGCCCGCTTTGACGAGCGCGGCATCGCCGATCCCCTCATCGGCTCCGTGCACGACCCGATCTACCAGGGGGCCGGTGCCCTGGGCGTGGCCGGCATCCCCCAGCCGAAGCCCGGAGCGGTGACAAAGGCCCACGGCGGCATCCTGTTCATCGACGAGATTGGCGAGCTCCATCCCATTCAGATGAACAAGCTGCTCAAGGTGCTCGAAGACCGGAAAGTCTTTTTGGAAAGCGCCTACTACAGCGAAGAGAACGAAAACATCCCCAAGCATATCCACGACATCTTCCAGAACGGGCTTCCGGCCGACTTCCGCCTGGTCGGGGCGACGACCCGCCTGCCGGAGGAGATCCCGCCGGCCATCCGCTCCCGCTGCGTGGAGATCTTTTTCCGCCCGCTCCGCCATGACGAAGTGGTGCGCATCGTGCGCGGGGCCCTGGCGCGCATCGACGTGGACGGCGACGACGAGGCGGTGGAGCTGATTGCCCGCTACGCGGCCAACGGGCGGGACGCGGTCAACCTGCTCCAGATCGCCGCCGGGCTGGCCATTTCCGAGGGGCGCAGACGCGTCACCCGCAGCGACGTGGAATGGGTGATCCACATGAGCCAGCTGTCGCCGCGGCCGGAGCGCAAAGTGTCCGACCGTCCGCTCGTCGGCGTGGCCAACGGTCTGGCCGTCTACGGGCCGAGCGCCGGCGCGCTGATGGAAGTGGAGGTGTCGGTGCTGCCGGCTTCGCGCAAGGGGCGCGGTGTGGTGACGCTCACCGGCGTCGTGGACGAGGAGGAGATCGGGGGCGGCGCGCGTGTGCTCAAGCGCAAGAGCCTGGTGCGGAGCTCGGTGGAGAACGTGCTCACCGTGTTGCGCAAGCGGGGCCTCCGCCCCCAGGACCGCGACCTGCACATCAACTTCCCCGGCGGCGTGCCCGTCGACGGTCCGTCGGCCGGCATTGCCATCCTCGTGGCCATCTATTCGGCCCTCACCGGGCGGCCCGTCGACAACCTCGCGGCGATGACCGGCGAGGTGAGCATCCACGGCAAGGTCAAGCCGGTGGGCGGCATCGTGGCCAAGGTGGACGCGGCGCGCCATGCCGGCGCCAAGCGGGTGTTCATTCCCCGGGAAAACGACCAGGCCCTGTTTGCCGAATGGCCGGACATCCAGGTGATTCCGGTGGACGAGGTGGACGAGGTGCTGGAACAGGTGTTTGGGGAGACCCCGGAGCTTGAGCGGCCTGAGCCGGTGCGCGTGGCCGAGCCCATCCCGGCTGGCGCGGCGGCCTCGTTCTCCTGCGAGGCGGTTAGACAAACGAATCCGTCATGA